The Narcine bancroftii isolate sNarBan1 chromosome 6, sNarBan1.hap1, whole genome shotgun sequence genome window below encodes:
- the LOC138737517 gene encoding thiosulfate:glutathione sulfurtransferase-like — protein MSGTVPEITCEELKKMMMDNKVLIIDVRSPGELEKGTIVGSINIPVNSVEEKLTLDPDKFQEQFGIEKPKETSSLVFHCQKGLRGACAVKIAQTLGYTSVQNLAGGFQQWTGKE, from the exons ATGAGTGGAACAG TGCCTGAGATCACATGTGAGGAGCTGAAGAAGATGATGATGGACAACAAGGTGCTGATCATTGACGTCCGTTCTCCTGGGGAGCTAGAGAAAGGGACGATTGTCGGATCCATCAATATTCCAG tGAACTCGGTGGAGGAGAAACTCACCCTTGACCCTGACAAGTTCCAGGAACAGTTTGGCATCGAGAAGCCAAAGGAGACCTCGTCCCTTGTGTTTCACTGTCAAAAAGGCCTCAGAGGAGCTTGTGCCGTCAAAATTGCCCAGACGTTGGGCTACACCAG CGTCCAGAATTTAGCTGGAGGTTTCCAGCAATGGACAGGCAAAGAATGA